A single Oncorhynchus nerka isolate Pitt River linkage group LG10, Oner_Uvic_2.0, whole genome shotgun sequence DNA region contains:
- the LOC135573668 gene encoding serine/threonine/tyrosine-interacting-like protein 1 — MGIVVSRVTNCRVEPSRKRSSALQPKNNTPYRKVNGTIKSSQCHTLTPVQRQTQGTCVCAYCCPVVCEPEVQEVLIPTFPERVSVQRGYITPQQVYNLLNAEAGHPALHDPNYILILDCRSAERYKQSHLVTARASVTVIHPDLGCLISCVQLQEFSIILLYAEEGHSPVGSLEARAASPFLQRCFFQLSDLGMDPVILLGGFTAFHTLYPFLCNSRMALLEPDRYALTIYPSEILEGELYQGSAAQASDYHILENLNITHVVNATAECPDAFPSTLSYLRLRLSDDAQQDLVEALPQAARFIAGALSSEVGGRVLVHCSMGRSRSSALTLAFLMQHQRWTLLHAIRWLKERRACTAPNVNFLRQLLTYEEQLFGQRLTSLDDIRL; from the exons ATGGGCATAGTGGTGTCCAG AGTGACTAACTGTCGTGTAGAACCATCCAGAAAACGCAGCAGCGCCTTGCAACCAAAAAACAACACCCCCTACAGGAAGGTCAATGGTACTATCAAATCATCCCAATGTCACACACTGACTCCAGTGCAGAGACAGACCCAAG gtacatgtgtgtgtgcatactgttGTCCAGTAGTGTGTGAGCCTGAGGTGCAGGAGGTGTTAATTCCTACCTTCCCAGAGAGGGTAAGTGTGCAGAGAGGCTACATCACCCCCCAGCAGGTATATAACCTGTTGAATGCAGAGGCTGGACATCCCGCTCTACATGATCCGAATTACATCCTCATCCTGGACTGTCGCAGTGCAGAGAG GTACAAGCAGAGTCATCTGGTTACAGCCAGGGCTAGTGTGACAGTGATCCACCCAGATCTGGGCTGTCTGATCAGCTGTGTGCAGCTCCAGGAGTTCTCTATCATATTGTTGTACGCTGAGGAGGGCCACAGCCCAG tgggcAGTTTGGAGGCCAGGGCAGCCTCCCCGTTCCTCCAGCGCTGCTTCTTCCAGCTCAGTGACCTGGGAATGGACCCTGTCATCCTCCTAGGGGGCTTCACCGCCTTCCACAccctctaccccttcctctgCAACTCCCGCATGGCTCTTCTAGAGCCCGACAGGTACGCCCTCACCATCTACCCCTCTGAGATCCTGGAGGGGGAGCTCTACCAGGGCTCAGCTGCTCAGGCCTCTGACTACCACATCCTTGAGAACCTTAACATCACCCATGTGGTCAATGCTACGGCTGAATGCCCTGATGCATTTCCCAGCACCCTCAGCTACCTGAGGCTGCGGCTGAGTGATGACGCCCAGCAGGACTTAGTGGAGGCGCTGCCCCAGGCTGCGAGGTTCATCGCTGGAGCCCTGAGCAGCGAGGTTGGAGGTAGGGTGCTGGTGCACTGCAGCATGGGGCGGAGCCGTAGCTCAGCGCTAACGCTAGCCTTCCTAATGCAGCACCAGCGCTGGACACTGCTGCATGCCATCCGctggctgaaggagaggagagcatgcACGGCGCCCAACGTGAACTTCCTGCGGCAGCTGTTGACCTACGAGGAGCAGCTGTTCGGACAAAGGCTTACCTCGCTGGACGACATCCGCCTGTGA
- the LOC115136325 gene encoding uncharacterized protein LOC115136325 yields the protein MRWRRSDCTLRRLSSDVWKPLVPLLRFSATLVVVVLYALADRLRSFVADIFIPQYHYPFAVPITFVQVLVTLLYLLVLHAVGLAPLKPYSLSLGERLLVPSICGSAQAVLGVWAEASAHSGMYPLTMGLLPLLCVGWSHGLRLALLPSVHLMGLITVITFTSVTITVSQGVPSVEVLEWLYAPLALLLHSLSLTWLAKVAENKHRHHISSHISPFDLYFTLMVNQSLVLGVLCLLHPEGPRALSEGSWHSLLFMGYLLAILLLGALQNLLVDMAALAFSPLAAALLHTAHGLTRPLYSLL from the exons atgagatggaggaggagtgatTGTACACTGAGGAGGCTTTCATCTGATGTATGGAAGCCTCTGGTGCCATTACTCCGCTTTAGCGCCACCCTTGTGGTCGTGGTGTTATATGCCCTGGCAGATCGGCTCCGCAGCTTTGTAGCTGACATCTTCATTCCCCAGTACCACTACCCGTTTGCTGTACCAATCACCTTTGTACAG GTGTTGGTGACTCTGCTATACTTGCTGGTCCTCCATGCCGTGGGCCTGGCACCACTGAAgccctactctctgtctctgggagagCGCCTGCTGGTGCCCTCTATCTGTGGGAGTGCCCAGGCTGTGCTGGGTGTGTGGGCAGAGGCCAGTGCCCACTCTGGCATGTACCCACTCACCATGGGCCTGCTGCCTCTGCTCTGTGTGGGCTGGAGCCACGGCCTGCGACTGGCACTACTCCCGTCAGTCCACCTAATGGGCCTTATCACAGTCATCACTTTCACCTCTGTCACTATCACAG TGTCTCAGGGTGTCCCGTCAGTGGAGGTTCTGGAGTGGCTCTACGCCCCACTGGCCCTCCTTCTCCACAGCCTCTCTCTGACCTGGCTGGCCAAGGTGGCTGAGAACAAGCACCGGCACCACATAAGCTCCCACATCTCACCCTTTGACCTGTACTTCACCCTGATGGTGAACCAGAGCCTGGTGCTGGGCGTCCTGTGCCTGCTGCACCCAGAGGGCCCCCGGGCACTGAGCGAGGGTAGCTGGCATAGTCTGCTATTCATGGGGTACCTGCTGGCCATACTGCTGCTGGGAGCGCTACAGAATCTCTTGGTCGACATGGCCGCTCTGGCCTTCTCACCGCTGGCTGCAGCACTACTTCACACTGCACATGGATTAACAAGACCTTTGTACAGCCTGTTGTAG